GAATGATCACACCCTGCTCCTCTGTTTGAACGCACGTGCAGTCACAGGCACAGATTAGTGTAGTATTAGTGAGGATGAACTGAACACATCTATGCAAATTATCCTCCATAGATCGTTGGCATGGAAAAAAATTGATTCTGTGCTCTGGTTTTTTCCATGAGCACACTTTCAGGCCCGtggatgaaaatattttatgaGCAATATGTTCAATGATCAAATTCATCTCTGGCTGCTTGTCGAATCAGCGCTTAGATCTGCAATATTGTGGATGAATTGAGGATTACATTTCTGCAGGTCCTTTGTACATTTCTGCATCGGTCTTAAAACCGTATCTATGGTTACATTTATTTGGGGAATGACCCCAAGGATGcaaatatttgaaaaagaaaaacaacaccgTTACAGCTGTTTTATCCTCCCCACGCCGTTAtgtcttttcttcatgtttttaagtttacacgtcactctctctctctctctctctctctcagcgaAAGTGAAATAAAATCCATAGATAATTGAATTCATTCCTTCAGATCTACAACTGATGTATTTAATTGATGATAATGACATTTGTGATGAGTAATAAACCATAATATATTAAATCatcagggtgtgtttgtgtttcttggaGGAGGATGTTCTCTTTGTGTATTACTATTAAACTAGTAGCAAAGAATTCAACCCTGagactactgtgtgtgtgtgtgtgtgtttatgcaacTGTTGGTCATGTTCCTGGAAACATTATGAATCTGGGTAGATTAAATAACCTTCATCTATTTTTAACCATGGACAGTCAGCTGCCACTGCCTTAAAAATACACAATGTTATTTCTATCACTATAATATAAATAACCAAATGTGTAAGAATGAAGTTCATATTACTTAAACTAAATCCTGCAGTGATGTAGGAGAAGACAAACtatgtttctttaaatgaccTGTAATTATTAAttcctcatttatttattttaatgggCATTTATATCCTAATGTATTTTTCATCTTATTAATTTGCATCCAATAAatcctatttatttatttatttttattggttCATTTGAATATGGTCGTTATCATGTATTGCCTCTTAGATTTCACTTAAAGTTTGTTTAATAGCCAGTTATTTCTTTTCTGCACAGATATTTGGCAGAAGTGGCCCTCTATTTAATCTGGGGCTGATCTGTATTGATCAGATGTATCCCTCTGGCCTGTGTTTGTACCTGCAGGTGTAAAGAAGCTCCACTAGAGGTCACTAAATAATATGTATTAATGAGGGATCCATTTCACTAGACTTATATCCTCCCCTGAACCCTGTCCCCCAGAGCCACAACAGAGACACTATTTTACAAAAGGAAAGAGATTTTATTCACAGTTTGTCCCTTTTATTCATTACAGAGGAAAGGTGAGGAAGATTCCAGTTCCTGAAGTTGAGACAGCTTATGAAAAGGAAGAGGATTTAATGGACGCATGAAGGAGTGGAGGGAAAGACATCGaagatttgaatgttttctttcgatcctttctctcctctccttcattcatttctttcatttctcaaGGACAAAAGTTGCCGTCGCTTTAAGGAGGCAACTTTTGTCCTCTCCAACCTGCAAAAAGctctcccctcctcccacctcctccacccAAGAGGACATCTTCAGAATATGGAATGAAGTCCTCAAGTTTTGTAAACCTCCCCTCTCCTCAGATAccgaggaggagcagaggaacacgtttcattcacacaaacacctcaGGATGAAGTGATGAAGGGCAGGCAGACATGAAGAAgtgagaggaaagaagaatgGTTGCAATGAAAGAAAAGGTTTGTGAGAAAAGCTTGTGGATGGAAATGATGTTACAGGATAATTTTATTGAAAATCACCCCTATTCCCCATAAGCAAACATAGACACCTCATAGGCATCGACCCTttcatgtgtcagtgtgacaaAGTCTTTGGTATGAACATGAACAGGTGAGCCCATGGGTTTACACAAAAAGGTGAGGgtgaagggagaggaggaaagaaaagggCAGGGAAGCAGAATAGCAAAGGgattgctgtctttatttgtcttctAGCTCTCTCTTtactcctccttctcctctccgtGTGTGATGACGTAGCAGATGTTCTTGTAGTCTACGTTGCCAGCAACATCTGGGGGGAAGGCGGACCACATGTTCTTAATCTGAGGGAGAAAATAAGAGGGTTGGAAATGAAGCATGACGGGATTCACCATGCATGTGATTGAGTTTAAAGCGACAATTTCGACAATTTCATCtgaaaaatcactttaaatgaGGAATCTGAAGTCTCACACTAGGAATGTCTCCTCAGGACCTATTTCAAAATATACCCCACCCTGAAAATCAAACTAATGTACAGTAATATAAAACCTATTGACCTATGAAGTTCTACATTTGAACTAGTCTATCAGAAGAAACTCTTACTCTTAATCGATGGATTGAAATGTGATTGAAAACTGACAGTTTCCCCTTTGAAAATTGGGTGAATCTCCATCTTTTGAAAACCATAATACCCCTATTATACCTGTGTCGTCTTTATTTAGTTAATTCCATAACAGTATGTCCATAAGGGCCTCACTTAAATCGGCcttctttttctaaaatcaaCTGAAAAGTGTCATAAAATAGGTTTGTTGCACAGACTGATGAGATAATATGTTGATTTTTAAACTAACtcatgaaagaaaatgaaaactgtaGCGTTTACTGTTTAACATAAAGGCTATGAGACTAATGAGCCAGTCTACAGGAACATGCAGTATCCTTCTTAAAGGTGGGCGGGGTTTTACCTCCTCCTTGCTGAACCTGTCGCACTGAGTGGTCAGGAGCTCCTCAAGGCTGGAATGGACAAACAGAGAGGCATTACATTTGAATTCTCCCCATTTGGAAGTGCGTCATAAACAACATCATTCAGCATGCTCACAATTCCTTCTTGATGGATCCAGTAGCTTCGGGGTCCAGGACCTTGAAGGCTGTAAGAATGACGTCCTCGGGGTCAGCACCTGGTCAGAGATGGGAAGAGGTTAGAAAGTAATTTAAATATTCCATTGtgtaaaatgatgaaaagaTTTGATTAAGTGTATGAGTATAACAAATGTAATATGCTACAGAGGGATGACATGTTGATGTGAACACTAACATGTCACTGTCacatcaatgtgtgtgtgtgagggacaGTTTGTAAAATTAGACGCTCACCCTTCAGCTTCTCTCCGAACATGGTGAGGAAGACAGTGAAGTTGATGGGGCCGCTGGCCTCCTTGATCATGGCCTCCAGCTCCTCATTCTTCACGTTCAGCTGGCCTGAAAAGCCCCCACCCACCCAAAACAATCAGATTACTACATTATAccttttaaacacacatcaCCACACGCATGTTTCTCCGGTTTAGATTTATCCAGCTCACCCATGGAAGCCAGCACGTCCCTCAAATCATCTTTGCTGATGATACCATCTCTGTTCTGGTCAATGATTGTGAAAGCCTAAAGAGAAGAGAAGCAACGTTTTCCTTAAAAGAAGCACAGAGGACACATggggaggggaaaggggggggggggcatgtaaACTGTGAGAATAGACTTGGCGCCTTTGGAggatggggtggggggtgggggtggggttgcTTGAGGTGGCCCCAAGTTTTTCCTTACATGTTAATCTGGGGAAGTATCATTTCTCAAACAGCTGTCTGATCTGCTCACTCAGTGCAACTTACGTTGATGAAATTTAAGATAACCCCTTGGACTTGAACTTGAACACAGCCTCtctcatctcacacacacacacacacacacacagacacacacacagacacacacacatacgcagaGCCTCCTACAGATATAAAATCAACCCCTGGCTGGTATCTTTCCGTCTGCGTGAGGCGCTTagatcatcctcatcatcaagTCATACATTCCCCGAGTGGCACTCAAGTACCCGTATCACTTATCGCAGCAGGAATGTTCCTTCTATTCGCAGCACATATCCCTCCGCCAAAAACGCCATCATTATCCGATGTCTTGACAGCCCATCCTTATAAAATCCCCGGACCTTACTTAGCTGTAACACTCACCAGTAAAACCTCACTTTCACACTCATTGATCTTTCTTTCTCTACTCACTGAATCAAAAGTTGTTTGGGAAATtaagacaaatacattttaaaaatgtgtccttatctctctctctctctctctctcttaatgtTTCTGTCCTGcattaaacaaacactttttcaaGTCCAGCTGTTCTCCGGAGCCTCCCAGCCTTCACCACAAGCTTTAAGGAGACGTCTGACtgacagctggaggagagctTCAGATGGTGTCAGAAATTTCAGAGCTCCCTCCTAATGACATTCTCGCGCTTATTAAACTGTCAggggagatgggggggggggggggggcacaaaaTAGCAACTGCTGTGAAAATGGATCCAAAGGCTGCTTAACCAAACTCTAAATTTGGTCACCATCTCCAAGAAAGTTATCTGAAATTACACTAGAATCCATTCAGAAACTGTCTGTCATATTTGTCATTCACTCATGTCTAATTCTTCTTTACTGCTGCCAAGATTGATGCAGCACAATAAGGAAAAGAGGGTCCTGCAGGGATGGAGTTTTGCTGTTTGGCCGGACAATCCTCACCTCTTTGTACTCCTGAATCTGGCTCTGCTCAAACATAGAGAACACATTGGAGGAGCcgctgtctcctcctcctgccctcCTCTTAGCCTTCTTTGGTGCCTGGAGGACAAATACAAGAAAGAATCTTCAGGTGAGACAACTCCTGgctaaaacacagaaatgataCTGACTTCTGTACAGGCTTTTAACCCCTTAAAATGAGGAGTGTATACTACAGAATGTATAAGAGGATGATTTCCCTTTAAActtgttaaatatatataaagaatTTTAAGACACCTTCAATgataaactacaaaaaaaaacaaagatgggaGAAAAGGCTAAAGGATTTGAATTAATTTTGTGATGCTGAACAACCTTTTTCCTTCTCTcccaatcagtcagtcaatcatgTCTCAACATCTTAAAAAGGCCTTGACCCCACTGTTAGGACCTCAAATTAGCAAAGATGTATTTTATCAGACATGACAATATCACATGCATGTGGTTTAAGAAGGGGCTTTAAATCTGGCCCTGTGGATGTTAAGACTTGGCATGCAATCTGAATTCAGCGACACAAAGTTAAAGCATCCTTAACAATGCATCACAAGAACTGCAAAAATCCACACTAATCGGTTGGTCTATGATGACAACGATCCCATctttaacattaatataatTTCAAGcttcaacaaaaatgaaaagaaattcAAAAAGTTGAGTTTATTCCAAAGGGCTGCTGAGATTCCCTTGTAGATATATCCAGCAGCACAGGCAGCAGGGATGAGGGAACTGTGGTACTCACCATCTTGAGACGGTAAGAGCTGAGGTATGGATGATCAACAGGGAGAAGACAGGGTGAAGCCGCGTTATTCGTCCATCCCGGGGGGCTTATATACCCCTACACAGGCCAATCTAACTTTAGCCACAGCCTCAAGTTTGGATGgggataaaaagagagagagaggatggtcTATGATAAACTGATGTGAAGGAGACAGATTGGTGGGACAGCGTATCACCTTACAGGAGATCAGAAATAGACCCAGGAGTCTTGGAATTAAGTAAACCTGATAGTGGAGGGACCCTGCTATAAGTTTGCAGTCCCACGTGGACTAATAAGGACATTCGGGACATAAATGTCCGTT
This Labrus bergylta chromosome 16, fLabBer1.1, whole genome shotgun sequence DNA region includes the following protein-coding sequences:
- the mylpfa gene encoding myosin regulatory light chain 2, skeletal muscle yields the protein MAPKKAKRRAGGGDSGSSNVFSMFEQSQIQEYKEAFTIIDQNRDGIISKDDLRDVLASMGQLNVKNEELEAMIKEASGPINFTVFLTMFGEKLKGADPEDVILTAFKVLDPEATGSIKKEFLEELLTTQCDRFSKEEIKNMWSAFPPDVAGNVDYKNICYVITHGEEKEE